A stretch of Synergistaceae bacterium DNA encodes these proteins:
- a CDS encoding FIST C-terminal domain-containing protein: protein MFKVNVGSSIAPEAKKAGIEAGLAAKNGLDAVKMAFVYGSCEYDVDQMIAGVKESMPGVPLIGNTSFTGIITPEGFVGSDGGFVGVMAFSDENMKVGIAASERGKSPIETGKAVALEAMKNTGKDTAPAFFYMAASPAEEEFYLKGISSVIGRVPFFGGSAADNTISGEWKLYTSGTSFADGLAVAFFYTEVKMTNLFTGAYRETDDFGVITKVDGNRTLVEIDGVPAVQKYKEWTGCSKEAVTGGNLLVTCINSPLGVKDRLGDLIAIRHPMNGNDDGSMAVGSNLAEKTCVIRMEATQDELIDSTGKTLKELIAKMETKPAAFHLVHCGGRRAGIGDRIGEVVKQVKEAAGDVPFIVEFTFGEYGFESDNNNTCGGLMLSFTGFSK, encoded by the coding sequence ATGTTTAAAGTCAATGTTGGTTCAAGTATTGCACCAGAGGCAAAGAAGGCTGGGATCGAAGCCGGGTTAGCTGCGAAGAACGGCCTTGACGCCGTAAAAATGGCATTTGTCTACGGAAGCTGTGAATATGATGTTGACCAGATGATAGCCGGTGTAAAAGAGTCAATGCCGGGGGTTCCGCTGATTGGCAATACGTCTTTTACCGGGATCATCACCCCGGAAGGATTCGTGGGCTCCGATGGAGGATTTGTCGGTGTGATGGCATTTTCGGATGAAAATATGAAGGTAGGCATCGCTGCTTCTGAACGGGGTAAAAGCCCGATAGAAACAGGCAAAGCCGTTGCGCTTGAAGCAATGAAAAATACGGGGAAAGACACGGCACCGGCGTTTTTTTATATGGCGGCTTCCCCTGCGGAAGAAGAATTCTACCTCAAGGGAATCAGCTCAGTGATCGGCAGGGTCCCGTTTTTCGGCGGAAGCGCGGCAGATAATACTATAAGTGGTGAATGGAAACTTTACACGTCCGGCACGAGTTTTGCTGACGGACTTGCTGTAGCGTTTTTTTATACGGAAGTAAAAATGACGAACCTGTTTACGGGAGCTTATCGTGAGACGGACGATTTTGGAGTAATAACAAAAGTTGATGGAAACCGTACCCTTGTTGAGATAGACGGTGTCCCTGCTGTACAGAAATATAAAGAATGGACTGGCTGCAGCAAAGAAGCGGTTACAGGCGGAAACCTGCTCGTTACATGCATCAATTCTCCGCTCGGAGTCAAAGACCGCCTTGGTGATCTTATAGCGATCCGTCATCCGATGAACGGCAACGATGACGGTTCAATGGCGGTTGGAAGCAACCTTGCCGAAAAGACGTGCGTTATACGAATGGAAGCGACTCAGGACGAGCTGATCGATTCAACGGGGAAGACACTCAAAGAACTCATAGCGAAGATGGAGACAAAGCCTGCCGCGTTTCACCTGGTGCATTGCGGCGGACGCAGAGCGGGCATAGGTGACCGTATAGGCGAAGTTGTGAAGCAGGTAAAGGAAGCAGCCGGAGATGTTCCGTTCATCGTTGAATTCACGTTCGGTGAATACGGGTTTGAAAGCGATAATAACAACACCTGTGGCGGGTTGATGCTTTCATTTACCGGGTTTTCAAAGTAA
- a CDS encoding ATP-binding protein, translating to MSGFKVRRLILYEWLLRPLSAEAAKEIFEIMECRSVGRLSTIFCSQFDTTEWLERTCNDLLGESLLDRIVHCSYNILVGGESMRKRRGLKD from the coding sequence ATGTCAGGCTTTAAAGTTAGACGCTTAATACTGTATGAATGGCTGCTCCGGCCGCTCAGCGCAGAGGCGGCGAAAGAGATATTTGAAATAATGGAATGCAGAAGTGTAGGACGTCTTTCGACCATATTCTGTTCACAGTTTGACACAACAGAATGGCTTGAACGGACCTGTAACGACCTTCTCGGAGAAAGCCTCCTCGACAGGATAGTTCATTGCTCATACAATATATTGGTAGGCGGCGAATCGATGAGGAAACGCCGGGGACTTAAAGACTGA